ATCGACTGCTCGGGTTTCCGGGGGCTGCTCATCAACAAGGAACTGGGCGAGCCGTTCCTGGACATGAGCGACCACCTGCTCAACAACAGCGCGGTCGCCTCGGCGGTCCCCCACGACGACGAGGCCGACGGCGTCGAGCCCTACACCTCGTCCATCGCCATGAGCGCCGGGTGGACGTGGAAGATCCCCATGCTCGGCCGCTTCGGCACCGGGTACGTGTACTCCAGCGACTTCATCGACCAGGACGACGCGGTGCGCGAGTTCTGCGCGCTGTGGGGGCTGGACCCGGACACCGCGCCGCTCAACAAGATCCGCTTCCGCGTCGGGCGCAACCGGCGCGCGTGGGTCGGCAACTGCGTGAGCATCGGCACGTCCTCGTGCTTCGTGGAACCGCTGGAGTCCACCGGCATCTACTTCACCTACGCCGCGCTGTTCCAGCTGGTCAAGCACTTCCCGGACAAGGGGTTCAACCCGGTGCTGATCGACCGGTTCAACCGCGAGGTCGAGACCATGTTCGACGACACCAGGGACTTCATCCAGGCGCACTTCTACTTCTCGCCCCGCAACGACACCCCGTTCTGGCGGGCGAACAAGGAGCTGCGGCTGGCCGACAGCATGCAGGAGAAGGTGGAGGCCTACCGCGCGGGCCTGGCGATCAACCCGCCCGCCTCGGACGACGCGCAGCACTACTACGGCAACTTCGAGGAGGAGTTCCGCAACTTCTGGAACAACAGCAACTACTACTGCGTGCTGGCGGGCCTCGGGGTGGTGCCGGACGCGCCGTTACCGCTGCTGGAGCACATGCCCGAGGCGACCCGGACCGTGGAGCCGGTCTTCGACGACATCAAGCGGCAGCGGGAGCGGCTGCTCGACGAGCTGCCGAGCACCTACGAGTTCCTGCTGCGGCAGCACGGCCGCTGATCCGCCACCGCGGACCGCGGGGCTCGCGGTGCCCGGACCGGCCTGGTCGCCGCCCCGGGCACCGCGTGCCCGCCGCGTTCGCGGTCTAGTCGGCCGGCGGGTAGACCACGTCACCGGAGCGGGCGTCCACCAGGCCGATCGCCTCGACGGGGCAGGACTCGGCCGCGTCGAGCAGCGCGTCCTCCCGGTCGACCTCCTCGCTCACGACCCGGGCCGGGGTGCCCGCGCGCACCTCGAACCGCCCCGGCGCGAGCGCCTGGCAGATGCCCGAGCTGATGCACGAGTCCTGGTCGAGGGACACCTTCCACCTGGTGGTCGTCATCACCACTCCACCGGCAGGCCCTGGAGGCTGTGGATGACGGCGTTCTTGCGCCACGGCAGCTCCGACTCGTCGGCCGCGAGGCGCAGCGTCGGGAACCGGGCGAACAGCGAGCCCAGGCCGACCTGCATCTCGATGCGGGCGAGCTGCGCGCCGACGCAGTGGTG
This region of Saccharothrix longispora genomic DNA includes:
- a CDS encoding ferredoxin, whose product is MTTTRWKVSLDQDSCISSGICQALAPGRFEVRAGTPARVVSEEVDREDALLDAAESCPVEAIGLVDARSGDVVYPPAD
- a CDS encoding tryptophan halogenase family protein, with amino-acid sequence MSDRIGKILIVGGGTAGWMAGSYLGKALSGTAEVTVLQAPDIPTLGVGEATIPNLQTAFFDFLGIPEDEWMRECNASYKAAIKFVNWRTPGPSSPHARPLDDGSGRGDHFYHSFGLLKFHERIPLSHYWFHRRRHGATDEPFDYACYKEPALLDAGKSPRRLDGTPVTNYAWHFDARLVADYLRRFATGKLGVRHVEDRVERVTRDANGLIESVTTATGRTFTADLFIDCSGFRGLLINKELGEPFLDMSDHLLNNSAVASAVPHDDEADGVEPYTSSIAMSAGWTWKIPMLGRFGTGYVYSSDFIDQDDAVREFCALWGLDPDTAPLNKIRFRVGRNRRAWVGNCVSIGTSSCFVEPLESTGIYFTYAALFQLVKHFPDKGFNPVLIDRFNREVETMFDDTRDFIQAHFYFSPRNDTPFWRANKELRLADSMQEKVEAYRAGLAINPPASDDAQHYYGNFEEEFRNFWNNSNYYCVLAGLGVVPDAPLPLLEHMPEATRTVEPVFDDIKRQRERLLDELPSTYEFLLRQHGR